The sequence CATGATTGAATGAATTGGATTTGATATTGGTATCGGGAGGTAGTATCCTTAGCTAACAACATGTCACTGGAACAGTATGGACTGGCAACACAGTTTTAACACAGTACTTCCTCTTCCATTGCCAGTTACTGTCCCTGTcgaacatactgtacacactacaactGCAAGGTCACAAAGGTGCCAAAGCTCAACAGGAAAAATCACATAATTTGTGTAAATTACCCCTCTTTCACTTCATGGTCTAAGCACTTTCATTTTATAGTCTAAGCATTTTATCCATAAAGCTTTCTGACATCTCTTACCTTTCCCTGCTCCTTCccatgtttccctctctctctatcgatcTCAGATTGAGCCGATGATTGAGCACCTGGACCTGGTCCACCACATGCTGGTCTATGGctgctccttgtctttgaacCAGACCTACGTGCAGAAATGCTTCACGGGGGGACCAGCGGATGAATGCTTCAGAGTGGTGTTTGCCTGGGGTGTGGGAGGAGGGGTAAGAGACTGCCCCGTTCTGGGGACATTAATACATACACCCATGCATGCATAAACACACATCAACACGCATGTTGTCTGAGCTCTGTCTCTACAGTGTCTTCTCCATTCCAGGCTTTCGATCTTCCAGAAATTCGCTGGCATCCCTATTGGAGGACAGGATTATGATGACTTCTACAGGCTGGAAATTTACTACAGATACCCAGCCCAACAACCCTTTTCACTAGCTACTAGCTGGTAGTAAGAACAATTTTCCAAGCCACTGATATAGGATCATCGGTCTTACCCTGCTCCAATCTTCATGATTAGGTTCAGGGCCGGTTCTAGCCTTTTGGAGGCCCTATGTGAGATTTGGGTGCCCCACCTCgcggcaaaacattttagtggccctcCTCTTCATGGTGGATAGAATTATTTTTAGTTTTAAAGTTCATTTCCTGCGATATAATAATTTTTACATGggggtgtagagaaaatgttgccttttaaagcaagttttctgcaattctacacattttccatTGGGGTTAAGAGAAATGTTTGctattttaaagttaatttcctgcaattctacacattttgtaatgacttatgccatgttgatatgatatctgagtgagaatgactaagaaaatcaatgggggccccctggaggtcagggcccctgggcacataCCGGTCGGTATTCGGTATttagatacagtgcctttagaaagtattcacaccccttgactttttctatattttgttgcgttacagcctgaatttaaaattgattaaatttacattttgttttgtcactggccaacacacaataccccataatgtcaaagtggaaatacgttttcattttttttttttaagaaaacatGTTGGAAAAAAGATCAAAATTGGGGTGCCTGCGTAAAAGCAGCCAAGGATGTCCAGAAAGGAAGGCTGTTGCTGGGCTGAGCTGTGTTCCCTGCAAGCTTGATCTGATCAATGTTAAAGTTAGACTAATTTATGTTAATTATCTTGTATTGTTCCTTGTGTAAACCTGCCTGATTTAAAAGCATTTGCAGAAACCTAGAACTGTCAACATTCTTATGTTAAATAATGTAGGTACTTGAAAATAAACATAAGCTGCATAATcctatccaagatggcgtagcagtcagacgtctttgtcctgtcgtgccccttgtatatatctttttacatctttttcttcgcatatcttttaagtatttctatttacttcggatctggaatccctcaactgaagctagccagctaactacctaccagctatcagtcagcaaaccattgctagtggtcatcagctaacctttagctcggaaagctctcgccagttcgaacaacgtgactcaaaccagagcataatggaccaattttttttttctctccatatccccggattcctatcgcaaactctgaacattttcatctggatcttcgcaactagcaaaccgcaatcccgggtgactactcctggctagcctttccatcccggagcaagcaccaattagcctgaagctatcccggctagggctcctgtgctaccaccgaacaatatccggaccccttctactgccggtacggggcacggaaccccgctgatcctctatgcctggaataccgacataatctgaccgaggattccaacaggcccctcaggtgtgacgtccgctgaaggcccattctgctaaccgcggcctgctagctacctaaagctacttggaaccctactaatccacgactggtctatcgacgtcaccacaCGAAGAGAaaaaacagacttacctccaacgcgacgtcccccaaaggcccttCTGATAacctgctagccccggtctgctaactgctagcttgcttgccctggtctgctaactgctagcttgcttgccccggtctgctaactgctagcttgctagccccggtctgctaactgcttgctAACCTggactgctaactgctagcttgctagccccggtctgctaactgctagcttgtttagccccggcctactagctgttagcttgttagcatcggcctgctaactgtctgaattgccgtgtccccagtcagcccaaccacttaCTGGACccatatgatcacttggctatgcatgcctctctctaatatcaatatgcctcgtccattactgtcctgcttagtgattactgtcttatttcactgtagagcctcaacCCTGCTCAATAttccttaaccaaccatgttgttccacctcctacatatgcgacgacatcacctggtttaaacgtctctagagactatatctctctcatcattactcaatgcctaggtttacctccaatgtactcacatcctaccttacctgtctgtacactatgccttgaatctatgctatcgttcccagaaacctgctccttttactctctgttctgaacgtgctagacggccagttcgaaGAGCCTTTTTCCggacccttatcctacttctcctctgttcctctggtgatgtagaggttaatccaggtcctgcagtgcctagctccactcccactccccaggtgctctcatttgttgacttctgtaaccgaaaaagccttggtttcatgcatgttaacagaagcctactccctaagtttgttttacttacTGCTTTAGCAccctctgccaacccggatgtctttgccgtgtctgaatcctggcttaggaaaaccaccaaaaaccctgaaatctccatcccaaactataacattttccgccaagatagaactgccaaacggggcggtgttgcaatctactgcaaagatagcctgcagagttctgtattactatccaagtctgtacccaaacaattcgagcttctacttctaaacactcacctttccagaaacaagtctctcactgttgccgcttgcaatagaccaccctctgcccccagctgtgccctcgacaccatatgtgaattgattgccccccatctatcttctgagctcgtgctactaggtgacctaaactgggacatgcttaacacgccggccatcctacaatataagcttgatgccctcaatctcacacaaatgatcaatgaacctaccaggtacaaccccaaatccgtaaacacgggcaccctcatagaaatCATCCTAattaactcgccctccaaatacacctctgctgttttcaatcataATCTCAGCGATgaatgcctcattgcctgcatccgtaatgggtctgcgaccaaacgaccacccctcatcactgtcaaacgctctctaaaacacttctgcgagcaggcctttctaatcgacctggaatgacattgacctcatcccgtcagtagatgatgtctggttattctttaaaagtgcctacCTCACcaacttaaataagcatgccccattcaaaaaatgtagaactaggaatagatatagcccgtggttcactccagacctgtcaaatcaaatgtatttatatagcccttcttacatcagctgatatctcaaagtgctgtacagaaacccagcctaaaaccccaaacagcaagtaatgcaggtgtagaagcacggtggctaggaaaaactccctagaaaggccaagccctaggaagaaacctagagaggaaccaggctatgaggggtggccagtcctcttatggctgtgccgggtggagattataacagaacatggccaagatgttcaaatgttcataaatgaccagcatggtcaaataataataatcacagtagttgtcgagcgtgcaacaagtcagcacctcaagagtaaatgtcagttggcttttcatagccgatcattgagagtatctctaccgctcctgctgtctctagagagttgcaaacagcaagtctgggacaggtagcacatccggtgaacaggtcagggttccatagccgcaggcagaacagttgaaactggagcagcagcacggccaggtggactggggacagcaaggagtcatcatgccaggtagtcctgaggcatggtcctaggg comes from Salmo salar chromosome ssa20, Ssal_v3.1, whole genome shotgun sequence and encodes:
- the LOC106580565 gene encoding DBH-like monooxygenase protein 2 homolog, with translation MLLYVYGNCSIPLLLLLESPMKLINAYGETDDIGYHAKRRGTKEVNLLKFMPRYRLLDINYLEFVGENIEPMIEHLDLVHHMLVYGCSLSLNQTYVQKCFTGGPADECFRVVFAWGVGGGAFDLPEIRWHPYWRTGL